The following are encoded in a window of Bacillus sp. SORGH_AS_0510 genomic DNA:
- a CDS encoding VOC family protein, with amino-acid sequence MNTSKVTPIKNEMGAVFIHVSDLKKSVEWYSHILGLNVDLSEVNSPVYNIPVRGTTGLTLDDHTFDPNFKHQPGSGPIFNFIVEDIDKAYSFIKESGIEIVREIERIGEHFAWFNFADPDGNVLMACTC; translated from the coding sequence ATGAACACTTCAAAGGTAACTCCCATTAAAAATGAGATGGGGGCAGTATTTATCCATGTGAGTGATTTGAAAAAATCTGTGGAATGGTATAGTCACATATTAGGATTGAACGTTGATTTAAGTGAAGTGAACTCCCCTGTTTATAACATACCCGTTCGTGGGACAACTGGATTGACTTTAGATGATCATACATTTGATCCAAACTTTAAGCATCAACCAGGTTCCGGTCCGATCTTTAATTTTATCGTTGAAGATATTGATAAGGCTTACAGTTTTATTAAAGAGAGCGGGATAGAAATTGTAAGAGAAATCGAAAGAATTGGGGAGCACTTTGCTTGGTTCAACTTCGCTGACCCTGATGGAAATGTGCTGATGGCTTGTACTTGCTAA
- a CDS encoding GNAT family N-acetyltransferase: protein MDIRKLNTDEEPPMDLLLLADPSKVIVQEYMQRGECFVAENDAEIIGVYVLLPTRPETVELVNIAVLEAQNGKGFGKQLVINAIEVAKSKGYRTIEVGTGNSSIGQLALYQKCGFRITGIDIDFFIRHYPEEIFENGIQCRDMVRLSQDL from the coding sequence ATGGATATTCGTAAACTAAATACAGATGAAGAGCCTCCAATGGATTTATTGTTATTAGCTGACCCTTCTAAAGTAATCGTTCAAGAATATATGCAAAGAGGAGAATGCTTTGTAGCTGAAAACGATGCTGAAATTATTGGGGTTTATGTACTCCTGCCGACAAGACCTGAAACGGTGGAGTTGGTGAATATTGCAGTATTAGAAGCCCAGAACGGTAAAGGCTTTGGGAAACAACTTGTAATAAATGCAATCGAAGTGGCTAAGTCAAAAGGATACAGAACCATAGAAGTCGGAACTGGAAATTCAAGCATTGGACAATTAGCACTTTACCAAAAATGTGGTTTTAGAATTACTGGTATTGATATAGACTTTTTCATTCGGCACTATCCAGAAGAGATTTTCGAAAATGGCATACAGTGCAGGGATATGGTTCGACTATCTCAAGATTTATAG
- a CDS encoding VC0807 family protein translates to MMKRKDIYLTLIINGLVPWGIYMILSKHMSSVAALSIATLAPLADNLYFLLKRKKLDVFGMLMLFTFILTLLLVMLGGSEKLLLIKESFITAVVGFIFLVSLLLKKPLMFHLALRFIGPSGFADNWKYDYFRFVMRLMTFVWGMALVLEATVRITLVFVLSTATYLAISNIILYGFIGGAIIWTVYYRRISGNRLKLIVSNDKC, encoded by the coding sequence ATGATGAAACGAAAGGATATTTACCTGACTTTGATTATTAACGGCCTTGTACCTTGGGGGATTTATATGATTTTATCTAAACACATGAGCAGTGTCGCTGCACTTTCGATTGCCACACTCGCACCTTTAGCGGATAATCTATATTTTCTCTTAAAACGGAAGAAGCTAGATGTTTTTGGAATGCTTATGCTGTTTACATTTATTTTAACATTGTTGCTAGTCATGCTCGGAGGCAGTGAAAAACTGTTACTGATAAAAGAATCATTTATCACTGCGGTGGTTGGATTTATTTTCTTGGTCTCGCTTTTACTGAAAAAGCCATTAATGTTCCATCTAGCACTCCGTTTTATAGGACCAAGCGGATTTGCAGACAACTGGAAATATGATTATTTTCGATTTGTTATGAGGCTCATGACTTTTGTCTGGGGCATGGCACTCGTTCTTGAAGCAACAGTACGGATTACCTTAGTGTTTGTCCTATCTACGGCTACGTATCTAGCCATCTCAAACATCATTTTATATGGTTTTATTGGCGGAGCCATCATATGGACTGTTTATTACCGTCGAATTTCCGGAAATCGACTAAAACTCATTGTCAGTAATGATAAGTGCTAG
- a CDS encoding GNAT family N-acetyltransferase has product MELQTQRLKIVPCTDESLSMYATKEFKMGSHINNYLKKLKDEPSLLGWGVWLVINKDDNTIIGDIGFKGKPDSENIVEVGYGIVPAAQNKGFATEAVNEILKWAFSSGNVKKIVAECLIDNISSIKVLEKLNMKRIGSKDNMYLWSFSKQSI; this is encoded by the coding sequence ATGGAACTTCAAACTCAAAGACTAAAAATTGTCCCTTGCACTGATGAATCATTATCTATGTATGCAACCAAAGAATTTAAAATGGGTAGCCATATAAATAATTACTTGAAGAAATTAAAGGACGAACCTTCCCTTTTAGGATGGGGTGTATGGCTTGTTATAAATAAAGATGATAATACAATCATTGGTGATATCGGGTTTAAAGGCAAGCCAGACTCAGAAAATATTGTTGAGGTAGGATATGGAATTGTACCAGCAGCACAAAACAAGGGATTTGCAACAGAAGCAGTAAATGAAATTTTAAAGTGGGCATTTTCATCAGGTAATGTTAAAAAAATAGTTGCAGAATGTTTGATTGATAATATTTCCTCAATTAAAGTCTTAGAAAAATTAAATATGAAAAGAATTGGAAGCAAGGATAATATGTACTTATGGTCCTTTTCAAAACAATCTATATGA
- a CDS encoding type 1 glutamine amidotransferase family protein, with product MQTKKVFLYVFNTMSDWEYGYLIAELNSGRYFKKDLARLKVITVGANNEMITTMGGLSIKPDISLDECTLESKDLLILPGGTTWSEEIHQPILERIGQALKLGTIVAAICGATEALANMGYLDTRKHTSNNLEYTKMVCPNYKGEKFYEVGSAVSDANLVTASGIAPLEFAMEVLKKLDVFAADTLHSWYNLNKTHQPEYYFQLMNSINS from the coding sequence GTGCAAACAAAAAAAGTTTTTCTATATGTATTTAATACAATGTCGGACTGGGAATATGGATATTTAATTGCTGAACTAAACTCAGGTAGATATTTCAAAAAAGATTTAGCACGCTTAAAAGTAATTACAGTAGGAGCTAATAATGAAATGATTACAACTATGGGAGGACTGAGCATAAAACCAGATATTTCACTTGATGAATGTACTCTTGAGAGTAAAGATCTTTTAATCTTACCAGGAGGAACTACTTGGAGTGAAGAAATTCATCAACCTATCTTGGAAAGAATTGGCCAAGCTTTAAAACTTGGCACTATTGTTGCTGCAATTTGTGGTGCAACTGAGGCCCTTGCGAATATGGGATACTTAGATACTAGAAAGCATACAAGTAATAATTTAGAATACACTAAAATGGTATGTCCTAACTATAAAGGAGAAAAGTTCTATGAGGTGGGATCTGCGGTATCTGATGCGAATTTAGTTACTGCATCAGGAATAGCTCCTCTGGAATTTGCGATGGAAGTACTGAAAAAATTAGATGTATTTGCAGCAGATACATTACATTCATGGTATAACCTAAATAAGACTCATCAACCTGAATACTACTTCCAGTTAATGAATTCAATAAATAGCTGA
- a CDS encoding DUF2306 domain-containing protein: MKKLKSKTLWISLFVTVFLFIAYVVIQYFFVSAKESGVVQGKLATPHFPYKPWIGFLYVHIVAGCTAFIIGPFQFLKRPVGKGAARHRKLGYIYVLSIVLAGLAGMYLCWFATGGIISGLGFFMLDLLWLVTTGMALRKVLQKKFTAHRQWMIRSYAVTFAFVTFRLYLLPFTLLFGLSIQTAIQIASWLCWITNLLLIELYLRKKSVSKAEITRMNKITTRKEGI; the protein is encoded by the coding sequence ATGAAAAAATTAAAATCAAAGACCTTATGGATATCCTTATTTGTTACCGTTTTTCTATTTATTGCTTACGTAGTCATTCAATATTTTTTCGTCAGTGCAAAGGAATCAGGTGTGGTTCAAGGGAAACTGGCTACGCCACATTTCCCTTATAAACCATGGATCGGATTCTTATATGTCCATATCGTTGCAGGGTGCACTGCTTTTATTATTGGTCCTTTTCAGTTTCTCAAAAGACCAGTTGGAAAAGGGGCAGCCCGCCATCGTAAACTCGGCTACATCTATGTTCTGTCTATCGTCTTAGCAGGACTCGCAGGCATGTATTTATGTTGGTTTGCAACGGGCGGAATCATCAGCGGATTAGGATTTTTTATGTTAGATCTATTATGGCTGGTGACAACGGGAATGGCGTTAAGAAAAGTTTTGCAAAAAAAATTCACTGCACACCGCCAATGGATGATTCGCAGCTATGCCGTAACCTTTGCATTTGTAACGTTCCGACTGTATTTACTTCCTTTTACATTATTATTTGGCCTTTCTATACAAACAGCCATTCAAATAGCTTCGTGGCTTTGCTGGATCACTAATCTATTACTAATTGAGCTTTATTTAAGGAAGAAATCTGTTAGTAAGGCAGAAATTACTCGAATGAATAAAATCACAACAAGAAAAGAAGGGATTTAA
- a CDS encoding alpha/beta fold hydrolase produces the protein MVVLYVLAAIGLCLILGVLYQWAATKYDEMHYPAPGRFVEINGRKIHYQSFGIEKGPVVIFDHGCGIGSSSLIWKLVADQVSQFARVVIYDRAGYGWSEPGPYPRTNESVVEDLRVLIEKVVIKGPIVLVGHSYGGLNVRLFAKKYPNLAAGIVLVDATHEDELTSRFPDKHVKGQLMGRKAFKLIKYMCYVGMLRIMGHFRAFSQLQDILKKFPKRLQPIYQSTLFMNKTAKTVESEFSHLDLGYDAVRGATLGNTPLVVIKSGIVENLNGYSEAEVAETKKALHEVAVEMSKLSTNGELWIAETSGHNIHIEDPDLVAKAIRWCLSPSTLKQERID, from the coding sequence TTGGTCGTTTTGTATGTATTAGCAGCAATTGGACTCTGTTTGATTCTTGGAGTCCTTTATCAATGGGCCGCTACTAAATATGACGAAATGCATTACCCTGCACCAGGTAGGTTTGTAGAAATTAATGGACGAAAGATTCATTACCAGAGCTTTGGGATAGAAAAGGGACCTGTAGTCATTTTTGACCATGGCTGTGGAATCGGCTCCTCTTCCCTGATTTGGAAACTGGTTGCCGACCAAGTTTCGCAGTTCGCTAGAGTGGTTATTTATGATCGAGCAGGATATGGCTGGAGTGAGCCGGGTCCTTATCCAAGAACAAACGAATCAGTTGTAGAGGACCTTCGTGTTTTAATTGAAAAAGTCGTTATAAAAGGACCCATTGTTTTAGTAGGACATTCCTATGGCGGGTTAAATGTACGTCTATTTGCTAAAAAATATCCGAATTTAGCAGCAGGAATCGTCCTTGTGGACGCCACCCACGAGGACGAACTAACCAGCCGTTTCCCAGACAAACATGTCAAGGGACAACTGATGGGACGCAAAGCCTTTAAATTAATAAAGTATATGTGTTACGTTGGTATGTTAAGAATCATGGGGCATTTCCGTGCTTTCTCTCAATTACAAGATATCTTAAAGAAATTCCCTAAAAGACTACAGCCCATCTATCAATCCACACTTTTTATGAATAAAACAGCAAAGACCGTAGAGAGCGAGTTTTCCCATCTTGATTTAGGCTACGATGCTGTAAGAGGGGCGACACTTGGAAATACCCCATTAGTGGTCATTAAAAGTGGAATAGTTGAAAATCTAAATGGATACTCAGAAGCGGAAGTGGCAGAAACGAAAAAAGCCTTACACGAAGTAGCGGTAGAAATGTCAAAGCTATCGACAAATGGAGAGTTATGGATCGCAGAAACAAGCGGCCACAATATTCATATCGAGGATCCTGATCTAGTAGCAAAAGCAATTCGGTGGTGCCTGTCCCCCAGTACGTTAAAGCAGGAAAGGATCGATTGA
- a CDS encoding DNA-binding protein — MNQPTVSEIINRLDLVLTDRMTREEVSGWASYYVMADNRTIDDEIVWELLKIISGIDILDSPKTYLHNEEDIKDWIKNATKSLLK; from the coding sequence ATGAACCAACCAACAGTAAGTGAAATAATAAATAGACTAGATTTAGTTCTTACAGACAGAATGACAAGGGAAGAAGTTTCGGGTTGGGCTTCGTACTATGTAATGGCTGATAATCGTACCATTGATGATGAAATTGTTTGGGAGTTACTAAAGATAATTAGTGGTATAGACATTTTAGATTCACCGAAAACTTATCTCCATAATGAAGAGGATATTAAGGACTGGATCAAAAATGCAACTAAATCCTTATTGAAGTAA
- a CDS encoding GNAT family N-acetyltransferase codes for MIITRLSEADKGHILSLFKAVTAELQKGGIKQWDHFYPNRFIVGKDLKEQHLFGVKEKGQVIAVITVDRNQSKKYQTVIWEDTAEKAGCIHRLAVHPEHQGKGLGKQLLQFAEDQVGRVGLQSIRLDVFSSNPSAISMYEKAGYQKRGQIFFPFRKKPYFCFEKRIE; via the coding sequence ATGATTATAACTAGATTATCAGAGGCAGATAAGGGTCACATTCTTTCATTATTTAAGGCTGTAACAGCTGAGTTGCAAAAAGGCGGCATCAAACAATGGGATCATTTTTACCCCAATCGATTTATAGTAGGTAAAGACTTGAAAGAGCAACATCTTTTTGGAGTGAAGGAAAAGGGTCAGGTGATTGCTGTCATTACAGTTGACCGGAACCAAAGCAAGAAATATCAAACCGTCATTTGGGAGGACACTGCAGAAAAAGCCGGATGCATCCACCGGCTGGCTGTTCATCCAGAGCATCAAGGAAAAGGGTTAGGAAAACAATTGCTACAATTTGCAGAAGATCAAGTGGGAAGGGTAGGTCTTCAAAGCATCCGTTTGGATGTATTTTCATCTAATCCTTCTGCCATATCCATGTACGAGAAAGCAGGTTATCAAAAAAGAGGGCAAATTTTCTTTCCTTTCAGGAAAAAGCCTTATTTCTGCTTTGAAAAAAGAATTGAATAA
- a CDS encoding PLP-dependent aminotransferase family protein: MDWKPDRSSNVPIYKQLASFIEDGIADGSFSHDMPLPSERGLAKELGINRSTVVAAYDLLESNGLIDRNRGSGTTISKDIWGMSKKRIPSWNRYIEAGTFLPNLPVTQQIHKKTAAHELINLASGELSQDLFPMTSLREITSNRSFIGTLGYDHPQGNRILRQTLTEHVEEFRNIQTDPSSILITSGAQQALHLVVQCLLKPGDAVAIEDPSYHYGLPVFKSAGIKTYFLQVGQDGINPDDISELYKKHRIRMIFLNPIYQNPSGTLLSAEKRKKVLELSSEYGIPIVEDDPYSLTSFSGEKMQTLKSLDRYGNVLYISSLTKIVASGLRIGWIIGPKAVIERLSDAKQQVDFGHASYTQWIANEFLSSRDFPSHIYNLVKQLESRRNQIVESLRYYLKGQVEFTIPNGGIHIWCKIKEEFNENRLLEESIKRGVIYVPGSTMGSETGYVRFTFSRETEKNINEGVRRFADALHTVTT; this comes from the coding sequence ATGGACTGGAAACCCGATAGAAGTTCTAATGTTCCCATTTATAAACAACTTGCTTCGTTTATTGAAGATGGAATTGCAGATGGTTCCTTTTCACATGATATGCCCTTGCCCTCCGAAAGAGGCCTTGCAAAGGAACTTGGTATTAACAGAAGTACAGTGGTTGCAGCATATGACCTATTGGAATCAAATGGACTGATTGATAGGAATAGGGGCAGTGGTACCACCATTAGCAAAGATATTTGGGGAATGTCTAAGAAACGTATCCCTAGTTGGAACAGATATATTGAGGCGGGGACGTTTTTACCCAACTTGCCTGTTACACAACAAATACATAAGAAAACGGCAGCGCACGAATTAATAAACTTGGCCAGTGGTGAGTTGTCTCAGGATCTTTTTCCAATGACATCACTTAGAGAAATTACCTCCAATCGATCCTTTATTGGAACTTTGGGCTATGACCATCCACAAGGTAATCGTATCCTACGTCAGACACTTACCGAACATGTTGAAGAGTTTAGGAATATACAAACAGACCCCTCTTCCATATTAATAACATCAGGTGCGCAACAAGCACTGCATCTCGTCGTTCAGTGTCTATTAAAACCTGGTGATGCTGTTGCTATCGAAGATCCTTCTTATCATTACGGTTTGCCTGTTTTTAAATCAGCAGGGATTAAAACGTACTTTTTACAAGTGGGTCAGGACGGTATCAACCCTGATGACATATCTGAATTATATAAAAAACATAGAATTAGGATGATCTTTTTAAATCCTATTTATCAAAACCCATCTGGAACGTTATTATCTGCAGAAAAACGTAAAAAAGTCCTTGAGTTATCTTCTGAATACGGCATCCCGATCGTGGAAGATGATCCGTATAGTTTAACTTCATTTTCCGGTGAAAAGATGCAAACTCTAAAATCATTAGACCGATATGGAAATGTTCTATATATTAGCTCACTAACCAAGATCGTTGCATCCGGGTTAAGAATTGGCTGGATTATTGGACCAAAAGCGGTAATCGAAAGGCTCTCAGATGCCAAGCAACAAGTCGATTTTGGGCATGCAAGCTATACACAATGGATCGCCAATGAATTTTTAAGTTCGAGAGATTTTCCCTCTCATATCTATAACTTAGTAAAGCAACTAGAAAGTAGAAGGAATCAAATAGTGGAAAGCCTTCGATACTATTTAAAGGGACAGGTGGAATTTACTATTCCTAATGGGGGAATACATATTTGGTGCAAGATTAAAGAAGAGTTTAATGAAAATCGCCTATTAGAAGAATCAATAAAACGTGGTGTTATTTATGTACCGGGTTCAACGATGGGTTCGGAGACAGGATATGTTCGTTTTACTTTTTCCAGGGAAACTGAAAAAAATATCAATGAAGGTGTAAGAAGGTTTGCTGATGCCCTTCATACTGTAACAACATAA
- a CDS encoding YafY family protein has protein sequence MPKIDNMLAILWMLRSGKKITAKQISEKLEMNIRSVYRYIDTISTSGVPIISEPGHNGGYTLLNNFIEAPLFFDFEEQTSLFHAAVFAEEAGYYGGEALNRAISKLSKYSNQEQETKINQHLTSLEVISRLSSLSMEPFLKELEQAVSDGYSVKILYHKSGEEQLNYRLVDPYRIIYWNNKWYVIGFCHLRNDIRSFRVDRIESLMLTENKFIRPENFSARDFFIKSLLPTMEDKEGIISLVINGDKSVLADICQHWFLGHYLQERTSNQAVFLLEKDMIHTYVPYLLLPYNKSIKVIEPISLKKRIIEVLSELIKFHQV, from the coding sequence ATGCCTAAGATTGACAATATGTTAGCAATTCTATGGATGCTTCGTTCAGGTAAAAAAATTACTGCAAAACAAATTTCAGAAAAGTTAGAGATGAATATTAGGTCTGTGTATCGTTATATTGATACAATTTCAACAAGTGGCGTACCTATAATTTCAGAACCAGGACATAACGGTGGATACACTTTATTGAACAATTTTATTGAGGCTCCACTTTTTTTTGATTTTGAGGAGCAAACTTCACTATTTCACGCTGCTGTTTTTGCAGAAGAAGCCGGATATTATGGAGGTGAAGCACTAAATAGGGCCATTTCAAAACTAAGTAAATACTCAAATCAAGAGCAGGAAACAAAGATAAACCAACATTTAACTAGTCTAGAAGTAATAAGTCGATTAAGTTCACTCTCTATGGAACCTTTTTTGAAGGAGTTGGAGCAGGCCGTTTCTGACGGGTACTCAGTAAAAATTCTCTACCATAAAAGTGGCGAAGAGCAATTAAATTATAGATTGGTCGATCCGTACAGAATTATCTATTGGAATAATAAGTGGTATGTGATTGGATTTTGTCATCTTAGGAATGATATCCGTAGTTTTAGAGTAGATCGAATTGAAAGTCTAATGCTAACCGAAAATAAGTTTATCCGGCCAGAAAATTTTTCAGCACGTGACTTTTTTATAAAAAGTCTTCTTCCAACTATGGAAGATAAGGAAGGGATTATTTCTTTGGTTATTAATGGGGATAAAAGTGTATTGGCTGATATTTGCCAACATTGGTTTTTAGGACATTATTTACAAGAACGGACTTCAAATCAAGCAGTTTTTCTTCTTGAAAAAGATATGATACATACATATGTACCTTATTTACTTTTACCGTACAATAAATCTATTAAAGTTATTGAGCCAATAAGTCTTAAGAAAAGAATTATTGAAGTTCTGTCGGAATTAATAAAATTTCATCAAGTATAA
- a CDS encoding dihydrofolate reductase family protein: MRKLVLFLHSSLDGFVEGPNGEMDIGWVSYDTDLEKHAKEILSTADTVIWGRETYQMMHSYWTSVPSDPSASQHERDHAEWIEKTPKIVFSTKLEKVEWNNSILVKEDVEEEIKNLKQQPGKDMVILGSPRLAHYLMQLDLIDEYKITVSPVLIGSGLPLFQGLKEKINLNLIENKTFNSGAIALVYQTIR; encoded by the coding sequence ATGAGAAAACTTGTTCTATTTCTACACTCATCACTCGACGGTTTTGTAGAAGGTCCGAATGGTGAAATGGACATTGGCTGGGTTTCATACGATACTGACTTGGAGAAACACGCGAAAGAAATCCTGAGTACTGCCGACACAGTCATATGGGGACGTGAGACTTACCAGATGATGCACAGTTACTGGACCTCTGTGCCCTCTGATCCCTCAGCTTCGCAACATGAACGGGATCATGCCGAGTGGATCGAAAAGACACCCAAAATCGTTTTTTCCACGAAGTTGGAGAAAGTCGAATGGAACAATTCCATATTGGTGAAAGAAGATGTCGAGGAAGAAATCAAGAACCTCAAACAGCAACCAGGCAAGGATATGGTCATCCTCGGTAGTCCTAGGTTAGCACACTACCTTATGCAGCTTGATTTAATAGATGAGTATAAAATTACAGTTTCTCCCGTCCTGATTGGCAGCGGGTTGCCGTTATTCCAAGGTCTAAAGGAGAAAATCAATCTTAACCTGATTGAAAACAAGACATTTAATTCTGGAGCCATAGCCCTTGTTTACCAGACGATTAGATGA
- a CDS encoding HEAT repeat domain-containing protein, which translates to MKIQEALKYALDSENVEEAESLLNKVGENKYKEAIPVLINYLKSTENHRIRNAIALALSDIGDEKAVKPLIEMINDSKTLGYRGSLLYALKPFDCSAYLETLVYHLLTGNYEVQLNSFELIEENINSSISDEVLLNSILKVKNELDEIERQKEIFTDALEILFSLKKI; encoded by the coding sequence ATGAAAATACAAGAAGCGTTAAAATATGCATTAGACAGTGAAAATGTAGAGGAAGCCGAAAGTTTATTGAATAAAGTCGGGGAAAATAAATACAAGGAAGCTATACCTGTTCTTATAAATTATTTAAAAAGCACAGAGAATCATAGGATTCGTAATGCAATTGCATTAGCACTCAGTGACATTGGGGATGAAAAAGCAGTAAAACCACTGATTGAAATGATAAATGATTCCAAAACATTAGGTTATCGGGGCTCATTGTTATATGCATTAAAGCCTTTTGATTGTTCAGCATATCTGGAAACATTGGTTTACCACCTACTGACAGGAAACTATGAGGTTCAATTAAACTCATTTGAACTAATTGAAGAGAACATTAATTCATCTATTAGCGATGAAGTTTTATTGAATTCTATCTTAAAGGTGAAGAATGAACTCGATGAAATAGAGCGTCAAAAGGAGATATTTACAGATGCATTAGAAATTTTATTTTCACTAAAGAAAATCTAA
- a CDS encoding YfmQ family protein — MMWTIVSIIVISLIKILMTCLPTGTVEWLMRKFDVHSKLNVQEVTVTLDGKEIIGEEKEKIINNFNEAIFIEKQYIFPGTEELYLHPENSKTPLVIESKSGKHAVRLLVFQYDDHVDVVKQYKKKVAAYSVNSKDLQKWSLKAVM; from the coding sequence ATGATGTGGACAATTGTTTCAATCATTGTAATTAGTTTAATAAAAATATTAATGACCTGCTTGCCAACGGGTACGGTGGAATGGCTGATGAGAAAATTCGATGTACATTCAAAATTGAATGTTCAAGAAGTGACGGTAACATTGGACGGAAAAGAGATTATTGGCGAAGAAAAGGAAAAGATAATTAATAATTTTAATGAAGCTATTTTCATAGAAAAACAATATATCTTCCCAGGTACCGAAGAGCTTTATTTACACCCAGAGAACAGCAAAACACCATTAGTCATCGAGTCGAAAAGTGGTAAACATGCTGTCAGGTTATTGGTATTCCAATATGACGATCATGTCGATGTAGTTAAACAGTATAAGAAGAAAGTAGCTGCCTATAGTGTGAATTCTAAAGATCTGCAAAAGTGGTCTTTAAAAGCTGTAATGTAA